From Zea mays cultivar B73 chromosome 3, Zm-B73-REFERENCE-NAM-5.0, whole genome shotgun sequence:
gcgaactggccactctcgggaattcgtcggccgtgtacggctataattcaccggactgtccgatggtgcaccggactgtccggtgagccaacggccgctagtgcaacggtcggccgccaaatccgcgggcgacgcgtggtccgctccaacggtcggcaggaggcaccggactgtccggtgcgccaacggctacaattctgcaacggtcggttgtgccattttaggaaggcgatctgcaccggaccatgaacagtgtctgtccggtggtgcaccggactgtccggtgcgtcacccaacagaaggcaagaattgccttcccagattgcctccaacggctcctagctgccttggggctataaaaagggacccctaggcgcatggaggagtcacccaagcattatattttttgatcatctctaagcaccaagactccattctcgcgcatttgattctttgtgataatgacttgagctctatttgagtagagaactcatcgcattgtgttgtgagctcaagttgtggcttgtgtgcgtggttgtgctcgtgctttgagtcttgtgtgtgttgctctcccctcccttacttccgtgcttctttgtgatcatcatttgtaagggcgagaggctccaagttgtggagattcctcgcgaacgggagatagtaaaagaaaggaaaataccgtggtattcaagttgatcattggatcacttgaaaggggttgagtgcgaccctcgtccagtgggatgccacaacgtggagtaggcaagtgttatacttggccgaaccacgggataaatcaccgtgtctcttgtgcttgttttcttcgtgaccattgtgtttcacaagagcttgattctattgagctaacacttaatcaagttttgtggctacaagtatttgatttattcaggatcacctattcacccccctctaggtgctctcactatcaTCTAACTGTCATTCTTACAAAATTGTAATCACTTAAATGCCACTCGTACAAAATTTAACATATTTACTAATTAGTAATTTTAACATTTTTAGTTTATTATTTGTGATGTCGTTTAAcatataatatactttaagtTTGGCTTTGAATCTTTCCTCAAAAATTTTAATAAGATCAACCGGTCAAATTTAATAATATGTGTTGTTCGTTTTGATATAATCCGAATAATTTGTAGTGTCGCAACTCACGTTTATTATACTAATAATTAATAAAATACATGTGTTGTTCACAAGGAACCCCTGATTGTTTACTCTCAAGCAAGTAGGTAATCAAAGTGGATCATGCAAGTTATTAAAGTCCAATTTACGTTCTATAATGACAAAAAATCTTACTACATTGAATACGAAAATGTCATTGAAGTTTTAATTTAAAGAACACTAAAAGAATAATACTTCCAAAGAAGATTATGTAACAAATGCAATATTTAGTCATTATTATATTATTATATGGGGCAACGATATTTGTCTCCCTAGGTGAAGTTTCACATAGCCAGCAATTATTGAACGTTTTTTAGTAACTAGTAAAAAACTGTGTGTACAATACTAAGACAATGATGCCCAGGTGTCAGCCCACTGGAAGAACTCCTACCATGACTCCGTCAAGTACGGTGTTGCCTGCAAGCGTAAGATCATCGGCGCAAGGTTCTTCAATAAGGACATCCTACTCAGCAAACAGACCATGGCGCTAACTGGACGCGCGACACCGAGGGCCACTGCACCCACACTCTCCACCGCTATCGGTAGCTTTGTGCCCCACACCACCCTCTTCGGCTACGCCACCGTCACCGCCAAAAGCGGCATGCCGTGGGCGCCTGTCGCCGCCTAGAAGGTCTATTGGTCGGCGGAGTGTGTCGCCGCCAAAGCGCCATCCTCATGGACTTCGAGTCTACCATCCATGACGATGCTGACGTCATCTTCGTCTCGTTCAGCTAGGACGCGCCTCTCTCCGACGACACCAAGTCCTTCTATCATGAGCCTGTCACGTTCGGCTCCCTCCACACCGCCATCCACAGTGTCCTCATCGTATGCTCCACCGGCAACTCCAGCCCCTATGACGACACCGTCATCAACGACGTGCCATGGGTCATCACTGTCGCTGCCACTACCGTCGACAGGGACTTTCCCAACATCCTCACCCTCGGCAACATCATGCGCCTGAGGGGGGACGAGCCTTATGTCCACCACACACCAGCGCACTCTACTCGATGGTCGATGCTTCCTGCGCCACCTCCAACCGGAATGACATCGTCAACAGCGGGCTCGACACCCTTGACATTGTGAGGGGATCACGGATGAAAACATGATTAATGAGGGAGGGATTATCTAAATAAGCTAGACCGTTGGATTTGAGTGATAAAGTGAAAGAAGAGATTTAAACTGGTCTTATTTCTTGGTTTCAAAGGTGGAATAGTTCTAAGTGTATTTGTTTAGGTTGCTATTGCAAAGTTTGAAGTTTGCCTTATATAGGGGTGTAGATAAATTACCGGTGATAACATAGCGATATTTAGTTATTACCGGTAATTACTGGAGACGGTCGGATGAAGTTTAACTTAGGTGATGAATAGCATATATATTATTATgtgtacatatatatatacattttAGTAACTAATGTTTTTTGCTACGTTTTACACGTGGCCTTCCAAAATGCCGTGACGCTCCTGCCCCCATCGCAAACGACATGGCCTTCTGGTTCAGCCTTGACGTCTGGCGCACAACTTGCTGGATCCTCTGCATGCAGATCAAGAAACCAAGACAGTTATATCGGTATCCTATCCAATTAATTACAAGGTCAAAAAATCCTCCTGGAAACAGAGAGATTACGGATGGGTTATTTTGAGCTGAATGAGTCATGCATCCAACCTTATCATCGCCGAAGAACTGCAGCTGAATTTTGTGCTGCTGCGTGTGCTGATGATGCAGCCTGCCGCCGATGAGAAAGACGCAGGCGGTGGCGGCTGCGACCCCAAACGAGCACAGCGCGCCGATCAGAGCTCCAACCTTATCGTCGCCGTCCTTCTTGatatcttcttcttcctcctcctcttgaGCAAACTTGCTGTCCGCGGTGACGGACTCCTCGGCATCAGGGCTCTGGATCGCCTTCTCTTCCTCGCCACCCTCAGGATTCATTATCGGATCGGCAACACTAGGCACGGCGGATTTGCAGGTCTCATCCAGCACGACGCCGATGCCCTTGCACTCGTCGTGCACGTCAACGTCTCCTGATGGGGGCAGCAGATCATGCTCGACTGTTTCTTTATCTGGAGTGTAAATTAAGACGGTCGTAATCAAAATTACATACGTGAAACAGCAAGTGATCATCCTTACCATCAAGATTCTTGCCGCCATGGCTCAGGGAGAAGCTCCTTACCATCAAGATTCTTGCCGCCATTGCTCAGGGAGAAGCTCCTGTGGTCTGGCAGGACCAGCTCCCAGTCCCAGTCCGACACATCCTGGCTTGCATCCATGGAGAGAcctgctctgctcctcctcgtatTGCATTGCAAGCAAGCTGATAGCCTGATACATAAGGGTGAGGTGAGGGCGGCTGCTAAAGTCCTGACTATTACAAATTAGCTGCAAATTGCTCAAGGGTGGAGGCTGCTAAAGTCCTGGCTGTTACTATGAGCAACTCCACGATAGATCCTTGTAATTGAGCCCCTAATTTTAAAAACGGACAGAAAATAGGTCCCAAACAAAATCCAAACATCCAACAGTGTGCGCTCT
This genomic window contains:
- the LOC103651553 gene encoding uncharacterized protein, which encodes MDASQDVSDWDWELVLPDHRSFSLSNGGKNLDDKETVEHDLLPPSGDVDVHDECKGIGVVLDETCKSAVPSVADPIMNPEGGEEEKAIQSPDAEESVTADSKFAQEEEEEEDIKKDGDDKVGALIGALCSFGVAAATACVFLIGGRLHHQHTQQHKIQLQFFGDDKRIQQVVRQTSRLNQKAMSFAMGAGASRHFGRPRVKRSKKH